The Shewanella mangrovisoli genome has a window encoding:
- a CDS encoding S9 family peptidase, whose product MKSLPFAALAVICLPIMPFSTFAAETSAANALSQSQLFSRGNEYSNVKISPTGKYLSAITSVEGKNVLIVLDAQTKKLLNAIRFPGNAQVGTYEWANSERIVLAKEYLKGWTDVPQYYGELMAVNADGSRPKYLFGYNSGEQQTGSNIKKNTAISATAFILDPLPDDERYMLVNALPWTGAPDLSETPQDVYRVDLFSGVRKRITGSPIGRARFMTDHDGEVRFVAGEDGKNITKVFYRKDGEWINTDKLNLGLSDFTPISFADNKNSIYAAGRVGNETLGVYRINLETGEKAEIIQDEVVDPSNFWINGTNKQLYAVEFENGYPSYAFVDNNDNHAKLLKDLIAALPGHQVRIVSETRNGEQLVVIAFNDRNPGDYYVFDTKKLKLEYLAAARKWLDPEKMAEVKPISFTNRDGQKIHGYLTLPFGKEAKNLPLVVNPHGGPHGIRDWWGFDPQNQLLAQNGMAVLQVNFRGSGGYGERFEQAGYQKWGSDIQHDIIDATQYVIDQGFADKGRVCIAGGSFGGYSALQSAVLAPDMFKCAVGFAGVYDLELMFDEGDVARTRSGTSYLKDVLGQDKAILKAMSPSENVAKLKANLLLVHGGDDERAPIEQLESLEKALKAHNYPYQKLVMDNEGHGFYNDEHRAKYYDQMLSFLKTNLKL is encoded by the coding sequence ATGAAATCTTTGCCATTTGCTGCATTGGCCGTAATTTGCTTGCCTATTATGCCTTTCAGCACATTCGCGGCCGAAACCTCGGCGGCAAATGCCCTGTCACAATCCCAATTATTCAGTCGCGGTAACGAGTACTCTAACGTCAAGATCTCACCTACCGGCAAATACTTAAGTGCAATTACCAGTGTTGAGGGGAAAAATGTACTTATAGTATTGGATGCTCAAACCAAAAAACTGCTGAATGCGATCCGCTTCCCAGGTAACGCACAGGTAGGCACCTATGAATGGGCCAATAGCGAGCGCATTGTACTGGCCAAAGAATACCTTAAGGGTTGGACCGATGTACCCCAATACTACGGCGAATTAATGGCGGTCAACGCCGATGGTTCTCGCCCTAAATATCTATTTGGATATAACAGCGGCGAGCAACAGACAGGCTCAAATATCAAGAAAAACACAGCCATAAGTGCCACAGCATTCATTCTGGATCCTCTACCGGATGATGAACGCTATATGCTGGTCAATGCGCTCCCGTGGACTGGTGCCCCAGACTTGAGTGAAACTCCTCAGGATGTCTACCGCGTTGACCTTTTTAGCGGGGTTCGTAAACGCATAACTGGCTCCCCCATTGGCCGAGCACGCTTTATGACTGACCATGATGGTGAAGTCCGCTTTGTGGCAGGGGAAGATGGCAAAAACATCACTAAAGTCTTTTACCGCAAAGATGGCGAATGGATAAACACCGATAAACTTAACCTTGGCTTAAGTGATTTTACACCTATCTCTTTTGCTGATAATAAAAATAGTATTTACGCCGCAGGCCGAGTGGGTAACGAAACCTTAGGCGTCTATCGCATCAATCTCGAAACAGGCGAGAAGGCCGAGATCATTCAAGATGAGGTGGTTGATCCCAGCAACTTCTGGATCAATGGCACCAATAAGCAGCTCTATGCCGTTGAATTTGAAAATGGCTATCCCAGTTATGCCTTTGTCGATAATAACGACAACCACGCCAAACTACTTAAGGATTTAATTGCAGCTCTACCCGGGCATCAAGTACGAATTGTCAGCGAAACCCGTAATGGCGAGCAACTGGTGGTGATTGCATTTAACGATCGCAATCCTGGTGATTACTATGTGTTTGATACGAAAAAGCTCAAGCTAGAGTATCTAGCCGCCGCCCGCAAATGGCTCGACCCCGAAAAAATGGCGGAGGTTAAACCTATTAGTTTCACCAACCGTGATGGCCAGAAAATCCATGGCTACTTAACCTTACCCTTCGGCAAAGAAGCCAAAAATCTCCCTTTGGTCGTCAATCCCCATGGTGGTCCCCACGGCATTCGTGACTGGTGGGGCTTTGACCCACAAAACCAACTACTTGCTCAAAATGGTATGGCGGTGTTGCAGGTTAACTTCCGCGGTTCAGGTGGTTATGGCGAGCGTTTCGAGCAAGCAGGCTATCAAAAGTGGGGATCGGATATTCAGCACGACATTATCGATGCAACTCAATATGTGATTGATCAAGGCTTTGCCGATAAGGGACGGGTGTGTATCGCAGGCGGTAGCTTTGGCGGCTATAGCGCACTACAAAGCGCCGTATTAGCGCCCGATATGTTTAAATGCGCGGTTGGGTTTGCCGGTGTTTATGATCTAGAGTTGATGTTTGATGAAGGTGACGTCGCTAGAACACGTTCAGGCACAAGCTATCTTAAGGACGTACTCGGCCAAGACAAAGCCATCCTAAAAGCCATGTCTCCCTCAGAGAACGTTGCTAAATTAAAAGCGAACCTCTTACTGGTGCACGGTGGTGACGATGAGCGAGCGCCGATTGAACAGCTCGAATCACTCGAAAAAGCCCTCAAAGCCCATAATTATCCCTATCAAAAACTGGTGATGGATAACGAAGGCCATGGTTTTTATAACGATGAGCATAGAGCCAAGTATTACGATCAGATGCTGAGTTTCTTAAAAACCAACTTAAAACTTTAG
- the folE gene encoding GTP cyclohydrolase I FolE, which produces MALSEAAVKVQAALQERGLETPMLPNVFTPEERKDKIEFHMKEILTLMSLDLSDDSLADTPRRIAKMYVDEIFSGLDYENFPKITVIDNKMGFDEMVRVQDISLTSTCEHHLVTIDGTATIAYIPRKKIIGLSKINRIVRFFSQRPQVQERLTQQVLVALQTLLETKDVAVKMDAVHYCVKSRGVMDSTSSTTTTALGGIFKSNPATRAEFLNQSK; this is translated from the coding sequence ATGGCATTAAGTGAAGCAGCAGTAAAAGTACAAGCCGCCCTACAAGAACGCGGACTTGAAACCCCCATGCTCCCCAATGTGTTTACGCCTGAAGAGCGTAAGGACAAGATTGAATTCCATATGAAGGAAATCCTGACGCTAATGTCACTGGATCTTTCCGACGACAGTCTTGCCGATACTCCACGCCGCATCGCCAAAATGTATGTCGATGAGATTTTCTCAGGCCTCGACTATGAAAACTTCCCGAAGATCACTGTCATTGATAATAAAATGGGTTTCGATGAGATGGTGCGCGTGCAGGATATCAGCCTGACCAGTACCTGTGAGCATCACTTAGTCACTATCGATGGCACAGCGACGATCGCTTATATTCCTCGTAAGAAAATTATAGGTTTATCAAAGATTAACCGCATAGTGCGTTTCTTCTCCCAGCGTCCACAGGTGCAAGAGCGCTTAACTCAGCAAGTGTTAGTAGCCTTGCAAACCCTGCTCGAAACCAAAGACGTAGCAGTGAAAATGGATGCGGTGCATTACTGCGTCAAATCACGCGGCGTGATGGACTCCACCAGCTCCACCACGACCACCGCCTTAGGGGGCATTTTTAAATCTAACCCCGCCACCCGTGCCGAGTTTTTAAATCAATCCAAATAA
- the pyrE gene encoding orotate phosphoribosyltransferase produces the protein MKAYQREFIEFALERQVLRFGEFTLKSGRISPYFFNAGLFNTGRDLARLGRFYAAALVDSGIEYDLLFGPAYKGIPIATTTAVALCEHHDIDIPYCFNRKEKKDHGEGGSLVGSELKGRVMLVDDVITAGTAIRESMEIIETHQAQLAGVLIALDRQEKGKGELSAIQEVERDFGCGIVAIIKLADLISYLSEKPGMEAQLAAVSQYREQYGIEA, from the coding sequence GTGAAAGCCTATCAACGAGAGTTTATTGAATTTGCCCTAGAGCGTCAGGTACTGCGATTCGGTGAGTTTACCCTTAAATCGGGCCGTATCAGTCCTTATTTCTTTAATGCGGGTTTATTCAATACAGGACGGGACCTTGCGCGCTTAGGGCGTTTTTACGCTGCGGCGTTAGTGGATTCAGGCATAGAGTACGATCTGTTGTTTGGCCCAGCTTACAAAGGTATTCCGATTGCGACCACGACAGCGGTGGCCTTGTGCGAACACCACGATATCGATATTCCCTACTGCTTTAACCGTAAAGAGAAAAAAGATCACGGTGAAGGCGGCAGCTTAGTCGGTAGCGAGCTTAAAGGTCGTGTGATGTTGGTGGACGATGTGATCACTGCGGGTACGGCAATTCGTGAGTCGATGGAAATCATCGAGACCCATCAGGCGCAGCTGGCTGGCGTATTAATCGCGCTGGATAGACAAGAGAAGGGCAAGGGCGAACTGTCGGCCATCCAAGAGGTTGAGCGTGATTTTGGCTGCGGTATTGTGGCGATCATCAAGCTTGCGGATCTGATCAGCTACTTGTCAGAAAAACCGGGTATGGAAGCGCAATTGGCGGCGGTAAGCCAGTACCGTGAGCAGTATGGCATCGAGGCCTAA